DNA from Etheostoma spectabile isolate EspeVRDwgs_2016 chromosome 23, UIUC_Espe_1.0, whole genome shotgun sequence:
TTGTGACATAGGGGTCATTTCAAATTGCTTCCACCTGCTCCTTCTCAAACTAATCCTTCgagataaataaattaaatgaaacaagaTAACTGGACAAATACATTTCACGTATTAGAagcatattttgtatttttgcaatATATGGTTTGCTATATGTGCATTTTACGTTTTACATATTTCCAGCAGGAATCTTCTTAAAAAATCTAACAACCACTCCTTTGATTTGAGGCAGACTCAGGCCGTAAACTAGAGGGTTATTAATGGGGGGGACCATCAAATACTGTAAAGATAAAACAACTGTGATGATAGGATTCTTTTTATCAACCTCAAATCGACTCAATGACAGctcacagaagacagagagagaataggtggtgaatgtgatgatgtgaggcAGGCAGGTCTGGAAcgcctttcctctgaaatcaGACGAGCTTCTCCTGCAAACAAGCAGAATACGGAGATAGGTGTACAGGACAAAGAACAGGGGGATGAAGACGTTTGTGAGCACAAGAGACTGACCTACTATGTTGTTCAGAGTTGTGTCTACACAGGAGAGCTGAACCACAGGCCAGTTGGAACAGAACAGCCTATTCAGGTTATTGCCACACAGCGGTAATCGGACAGTAAGATAGAGCATGAAACCCACAACACATACAGGGTAGAGCACGGAAAAAATCACAAGCTGTGTTACCATCTTAAACGTCATTTTACTGTGATAGTGTAAAGGCTGGCAAATAGCAACAAATCTATCATAGGCCATGATGCTGAGGAAAGTAATCTCACATGATAAATAGTTGTTAATAACATATATCTGAATGAAACATAATGGACGTGAGATTAAATGAGTGTCAGACAGAATGTCCATCAGAAACCTGGGGAAGAAGCCGGCTGAGCCGTACAGAGagttaaaagacagacagctgataaaaatatacatgggCTGATGCAGAGACTTCTCCAGACAGACTGTCAGAATAATGACAACGTTAGCAGAGACAATAGTCATGTAGAGCAACAGACACAGACTGAAGAACAGATACCTGAGGGGCCCAAAGTCTGCAAACAGAGTGAACCGAAAATACAAAGGATTCAGGCTGTTGTTGCTCATCATGTCTGCACAACAGCAGAGCTGGAAGAAGAGAAGTGAGAACAGATGGAGATACAGTAAATGAGATTACAATTTTAACAGCAAGAAGTCCTATTTCAACACTAGATTTAACACTATCTGCATTTATGTAAGTTGCATAAAGTGCACATTTCTAACAATTGTGATAGTtcagaaagacaaaacatggACATGGGAGAAAAAGGTCAGTGTCACATGAACTAAATGCACAAGCAACCTCACATGTTTTGTTGAACAATATTAGAGTTGAAtgactgaaaaagaaatgtctcCAGGTTAACAAGTCTCATACATGACAGATGTTCAAAAGGTTCTTTTccacaattttatttatagtatcaattcataacaagagttatctcaagacactttacagatagagttggtctagaccacactccagaatttacaaggacccaacagttctagtagtttcctccagagcagcaacagtggcgaggaaaaacttccttttaggcagaaaccacggtcagacccaggctcttggtaggcggcgtctgacgggccggttggggttagaatgaagagtggaaataacaaaaatagaaaaaatagtagtttgtagcagttctttgtagtagttcatggcatagcagggcactgtgggcattacaaggcacagcaggacatagctgggcaccgcagagtgtagcagatgatctgcatgtgttttcttaccagcaagtttctggaggtccaaatttTATCATTGATGGTggccagggtgagccactgatttgca
Protein-coding regions in this window:
- the LOC116673483 gene encoding olfactory receptor 6N1-like; its protein translation is MMSNNSLNPLYFRFTLFADFGPLRYLFFSLCLLLYMTIVSANVVIILTVCLEKSLHQPMYIFISCLSFNSLYGSAGFFPRFLMDILSDTHLISRPLCFIQIYVINNYLSCEITFLSIMAYDRFVAICQPLHYHSKMTFKMVTQLVIFSVLYPVCVVGFMLYLTVRLPLCGNNLNRLFCSNWPVVQLSCVDTTLNNIVGQSLVLTNVFIPLFFVLYTYLRILLVCRRSSSDFRGKAFQTCLPHIITFTTYSLSVFCELSLSRFEVDKKNPIITVVLSLQYLMVPPINNPLVYGLSLPQIKGVVVRFFKKIPAGNM